The following proteins are co-located in the Streptomyces kaniharaensis genome:
- a CDS encoding VOC family protein: protein MSITTTTHLNFRGTAREALEFYQSVFGGRTVAVTYKDAGAVQDESEADWVMWGEVTGDNGFHVMAYDVPSQLPWNRGENPFFVSVRGDDAEEIGALWGRLAEGSTVVRPLEPAQWAPLYGMLTDRFGVTWVLDVTAPYNG from the coding sequence ATGTCCATCACGACCACCACCCACCTGAACTTCCGGGGCACCGCACGCGAGGCGCTGGAGTTCTACCAGTCGGTCTTCGGCGGACGCACCGTCGCGGTCACCTACAAGGACGCGGGCGCCGTGCAGGACGAGAGCGAGGCGGACTGGGTGATGTGGGGCGAGGTGACCGGCGACAACGGCTTCCACGTCATGGCCTACGACGTCCCCTCGCAGCTGCCCTGGAACCGGGGTGAGAACCCGTTCTTCGTCTCCGTCCGCGGTGACGACGCCGAGGAGATCGGCGCCCTGTGGGGCAGGCTCGCCGAGGGCTCGACCGTTGTGCGTCCGCTGGAGCCCGCGCAGTGGGCACCGCTGTACGGGATGCTCACCGACCGCTTCGGCGTCACCTGGGTCCTGGACGTCACCGCCCCGTACAACGGCTGA
- a CDS encoding amidase yields MQPYELSLTAAADAIRARRLSPVELVDSVLDRIEKTEPRLGAYVTVTAEHARRAATEAAHDVAHGRHRGPLHGVPMALKDLIDVGGMATTASSRVRAGHRAAADSTVAARLSAAGAVLLGKTHTHEFAFGLTTPQTRNAWDRGRVAGGSSGGSAVAVAAGAATFALGTDTGGSIRVPAALNGVVGLKPTYGLVPRHGVTSLSWSLDHVGPITRTVEDAALVLTALAGHDPRDPASLSAPAAHYQPGDATDLTGLRIGVPRNYYFDRVDPQVEAAVRHAIGQLEALGARLVEVDIPMTRYVQATQWGLMVPEAGAYHEGSLRTVPELYQDDVRILLEASELMSAGDYVRAQRSRTLMRAEWARMLEEVDVIAAPSVPMPAVRAGQETVTWPDGTVEGVSDAYVRLSAPANITGVPALTVPVGHDEAGLPIGMQLLGRPLGEPVLLRVGYAHEQTRPAPALAPAA; encoded by the coding sequence ATGCAGCCGTATGAGCTCTCCCTCACCGCCGCCGCGGACGCGATCCGCGCCCGGCGACTGTCCCCCGTCGAACTGGTCGACTCCGTCCTCGACCGCATCGAGAAGACCGAGCCGCGGCTCGGCGCCTACGTCACGGTCACGGCGGAACACGCCCGCCGCGCGGCCACCGAGGCCGCGCACGACGTGGCGCACGGCCGCCACCGGGGACCGCTGCACGGCGTCCCGATGGCGCTCAAGGACCTGATCGACGTCGGCGGGATGGCCACCACCGCCAGCTCCCGCGTCCGCGCCGGCCACCGCGCGGCGGCGGACAGCACGGTCGCGGCGCGCCTGAGCGCGGCCGGCGCCGTCCTGCTCGGCAAGACCCACACCCACGAGTTCGCGTTCGGCCTGACCACCCCGCAGACCCGCAACGCCTGGGACCGCGGCCGGGTCGCCGGAGGCTCCAGTGGCGGTTCCGCGGTCGCTGTCGCCGCGGGCGCGGCGACCTTCGCTCTGGGCACCGACACGGGCGGGTCGATCCGGGTGCCCGCCGCACTCAACGGGGTCGTCGGCCTGAAGCCGACCTACGGTCTGGTGCCCCGTCATGGCGTCACGTCCCTGTCCTGGTCGCTGGACCACGTCGGTCCGATCACCCGCACCGTCGAGGACGCGGCCTTGGTCCTGACCGCGCTGGCCGGACACGACCCCCGCGACCCCGCCTCACTGTCCGCGCCCGCCGCGCACTACCAGCCCGGCGACGCAACGGACCTGACGGGACTGCGCATCGGCGTGCCGCGAAACTACTACTTCGACCGGGTCGACCCGCAGGTGGAGGCCGCGGTGCGGCACGCCATCGGGCAGCTGGAGGCCCTGGGCGCCCGGCTCGTCGAGGTCGACATCCCGATGACCCGCTACGTCCAGGCCACCCAGTGGGGACTGATGGTGCCGGAGGCGGGCGCCTACCACGAGGGCAGCCTGCGCACCGTCCCCGAGCTGTACCAGGACGACGTCCGCATCCTCCTGGAGGCGAGCGAACTGATGAGCGCCGGTGACTACGTACGCGCCCAGCGCTCCCGCACGCTCATGCGCGCCGAGTGGGCGCGGATGCTGGAGGAGGTCGACGTGATCGCCGCCCCGAGCGTGCCGATGCCCGCGGTCAGGGCCGGCCAGGAGACGGTCACCTGGCCGGACGGCACGGTCGAGGGCGTCTCCGACGCCTACGTACGGCTCAGCGCCCCCGCGAACATCACCGGGGTGCCCGCCCTGACCGTCCCGGTCGGCCACGACGAGGCGGGCCTGCCGATCGGCATGCAGCTGCTCGGCCGGCCCCTCGGCGAGCCGGTACTCCTGCGGGTCGGCTACGCCCACGAGCAGACGCGGCCCGCCCCGGCCCTCGCCCCGGCGGCCTGA
- a CDS encoding MBL fold metallo-hydrolase, whose translation MTVRRVDEIELPRQTGPWLLPDATRQVLDQAPWLRPDFADADVPRLASHGFAVEAGGLRIVVDTGIGNAKPRANPAWNGLDTDFLERLTAAGFPPESVDLVITTHLHTDHVGWNTRLDGGGWVPTFPNARYLTSRTEWDHWAAADLDEARAQMFRDSVHPVRDAGQYDAVAVPEQGHGNADGYEVAPGVLLVPAPGHTPGQVAVELRGSDRRALITGDSIHHPVQLSHPHVHSCVDTDPATAVRTRARLLDALADTDTLLLGTHFPQPTAGTVRRENGRYRLLAEPGAELPATAA comes from the coding sequence ATCACCGTGCGCCGCGTCGACGAGATCGAACTGCCGCGGCAGACCGGGCCCTGGCTGCTGCCGGACGCCACCAGGCAGGTGCTCGACCAGGCGCCGTGGCTGCGCCCCGACTTCGCCGACGCCGACGTCCCCCGCCTGGCGAGCCACGGCTTCGCCGTGGAGGCCGGCGGACTACGGATCGTGGTGGACACCGGCATCGGCAACGCCAAGCCGCGCGCCAACCCGGCGTGGAACGGCCTGGACACCGACTTCCTGGAGCGCCTGACCGCCGCCGGCTTCCCGCCCGAGTCCGTGGACCTGGTGATCACCACCCACCTGCACACCGACCACGTCGGCTGGAACACCCGCCTCGACGGTGGGGGCTGGGTCCCCACTTTCCCCAACGCCCGCTACCTCACCAGCCGCACCGAATGGGACCACTGGGCCGCCGCCGACCTGGACGAGGCCCGCGCCCAGATGTTCCGCGACTCCGTCCACCCCGTCCGCGACGCCGGGCAGTACGACGCCGTGGCCGTCCCCGAACAGGGGCACGGGAACGCGGACGGGTACGAGGTCGCGCCGGGCGTCCTCCTGGTCCCCGCCCCGGGCCACACCCCGGGGCAGGTGGCCGTGGAACTGCGCGGCAGCGACCGCCGGGCGCTGATCACCGGCGACAGCATCCACCACCCCGTGCAGCTGTCCCACCCCCACGTGCACAGCTGCGTCGACACCGACCCGGCCACGGCGGTGCGCACCCGGGCCCGTCTGCTCGACGCCCTGGCGGACACCGACACGCTGCTCCTGGGCACCCACTTCCCCCAGCCGACGGCCGGCACCGTCCGCCGGGAGAACGGCCGCTACCGGCTGCTCGCCGAGCCGGGCGCCGAACTCCCGGCCACCGCGGCCTGA
- a CDS encoding MFS transporter encodes MTSVTALPFRPRRLPASSRRSAFHLHASVLVALLAASSAPTPIYPLYQHAWHLSATTLTVVFSAYALALLLALLTAGTLSDRLGRRPVLAGALLAEAAATAVLAAAQGAATLIAARILQGLATGVATSAAGAALLDFEDPDRPGRATAANAVAPAAGMAAGVLAATALAQYAPAPTRTVYLLLLLLFVAQTAAVLRTPETARSGTARSGTARSGTARSGTARSGTARSGPGVLRSLRPAIAVARASRPALALAAPGIAAAWALGGFYSSLGPSLARLIAPHTVPATGGLVFFTLTAAAGLTGHACRALPARAVSLTGTVLLLPGTLLTLGAPHLHSLAALFAGAAAAGAGFGAVTQGALRLLLPPAAPGERAGTLAAYYVLAYLAMSVPAVLAGRLTDLYGLPTALSLYAATVLLLALAGLVRGLRRPPAA; translated from the coding sequence ATGACCAGCGTGACCGCCCTGCCGTTCCGCCCTCGCCGCCTGCCCGCGTCGAGCCGCCGCAGCGCCTTCCACCTGCATGCCTCGGTCCTGGTGGCCCTGCTGGCAGCCTCCAGCGCACCGACCCCGATCTACCCGCTCTACCAGCACGCGTGGCACCTGTCGGCCACCACGCTCACCGTCGTGTTCAGCGCCTACGCGCTCGCCTTGCTGCTGGCCCTGCTGACCGCCGGCACGCTCTCGGACCGCCTCGGTCGGCGCCCGGTCCTCGCTGGGGCCCTGCTGGCCGAAGCCGCCGCGACGGCCGTCCTCGCCGCCGCCCAGGGGGCGGCGACGCTGATCGCCGCCCGGATCCTGCAGGGCCTGGCCACCGGCGTGGCCACCAGCGCCGCCGGAGCCGCTCTGCTCGACTTCGAGGACCCCGACCGCCCCGGCCGGGCGACGGCCGCCAACGCTGTCGCCCCTGCGGCCGGCATGGCCGCCGGCGTGCTGGCCGCCACGGCCCTCGCGCAGTACGCCCCCGCCCCCACCCGCACCGTCTACCTGCTGCTGCTCCTGCTCTTCGTCGCGCAGACCGCCGCCGTCCTGCGCACCCCCGAAACCGCCCGCTCCGGGACCGCCCGCTCCGGGACCGCCCGCTCCGGGACCGCCCGCTCCGGGACCGCCCGCTCCGGGACCGCCCGCTCCGGACCCGGCGTCCTGCGCTCGCTGCGCCCCGCGATCGCCGTCGCCCGCGCTTCCCGGCCGGCCCTGGCGCTCGCCGCCCCCGGCATCGCCGCCGCCTGGGCGCTGGGCGGCTTCTACTCCTCCCTCGGCCCCTCGCTCGCCCGTCTCATCGCCCCGCACACCGTCCCCGCCACCGGCGGCCTGGTCTTCTTCACCCTGACGGCCGCAGCCGGCCTCACCGGCCACGCCTGCCGGGCCCTGCCCGCCCGCGCCGTGAGTCTGACCGGCACCGTGCTCCTGCTCCCGGGGACCCTGCTGACCCTGGGCGCCCCCCACCTGCACAGCCTGGCCGCGCTGTTCGCCGGCGCCGCCGCGGCGGGCGCGGGCTTCGGCGCCGTCACCCAGGGCGCCCTGCGTCTGCTGCTGCCCCCGGCCGCCCCGGGCGAACGCGCCGGCACGCTCGCCGCCTACTACGTCCTCGCCTACCTGGCGATGAGCGTCCCCGCCGTCCTCGCCGGCCGACTGACCGACCTGTACGGCCTGCCCACCGCCCTCTCGCTCTACGCCGCGACGGTCCTGCTGCTCGCCCTGGCCGGCCTCGTCCGCGGCCTGCGGCGCCCGCCCGCCGCCTGA
- a CDS encoding TetR/AcrR family transcriptional regulator, protein MGFRATARPGGRSARVQRSVHRAVRELEAEVGREALTVPLVAARAGVTPSTVYRRWGDLRELLSDVAIERLRPDAPPADHGGLRADLEAWVAQFVEEMSSAAGRMYIRDALLGDPEQGNAVRCCDYAAEQLEAVCVRAAGRGEGVPGVESLLDVLVAPVMYRILFRPSELSGAYTDGLVAAALGAAAPPPPPGR, encoded by the coding sequence ATGGGTTTCCGAGCGACCGCACGTCCCGGTGGGCGCAGTGCTCGCGTCCAGCGGTCCGTGCACCGGGCTGTCCGTGAGCTGGAGGCGGAGGTGGGGCGGGAGGCGCTTACTGTGCCGCTGGTCGCTGCGCGTGCGGGGGTGACGCCGTCCACCGTCTATCGGCGTTGGGGGGACTTGCGGGAGTTGCTGTCCGACGTGGCGATCGAACGCTTGCGCCCGGACGCCCCGCCGGCCGATCACGGTGGTCTGCGGGCCGATCTGGAGGCGTGGGTCGCGCAGTTCGTCGAGGAGATGTCCTCGGCGGCGGGCCGTATGTACATTCGCGACGCCCTGCTGGGTGACCCCGAGCAGGGCAACGCGGTCCGCTGCTGCGACTACGCCGCCGAGCAGTTGGAGGCCGTCTGCGTGCGCGCGGCCGGGCGGGGGGAGGGGGTGCCCGGCGTGGAGAGCCTGCTGGACGTTCTCGTCGCCCCTGTGATGTACCGGATCCTGTTCCGCCCCTCGGAGTTGTCCGGGGCCTACACCGACGGCCTGGTCGCGGCGGCGCTCGGCGCCGCCGCGCCGCCCCCGCCCCCGGGCCGCTAA
- a CDS encoding ABC transporter ATP-binding protein, producing the protein MTPTTSAADTAPKTYAWEIRASGMRVRVGRKKMAVDGLDLSLGIGTHGLLGPNGAGKTTLIRTLATVLRPTEGELEMLGTCVGAMVDHRALRRKIGYLPQEFGYYKRFTVREFVEYMAWLKEVPKADVPAAVQRAVERVGLADRADHRMKTLSGGMVRRAGIAQAIVNDPAVLLLDEPTVGLDPAQRLRFRELLQELGRDTCVVVSTHLVEDVAAACSDVVLFAAGRLVFQGTPDDLAAAGGPEYPGDSPLERGYSALLQGSEQPGGTW; encoded by the coding sequence ATGACGCCCACCACGAGCGCGGCCGACACCGCGCCGAAGACCTACGCCTGGGAGATCCGCGCCAGCGGCATGAGAGTACGCGTCGGACGCAAGAAGATGGCCGTCGACGGACTCGACCTCTCCCTTGGCATCGGCACCCACGGCCTCCTGGGGCCCAACGGAGCGGGAAAGACCACCCTGATCCGGACGCTGGCCACCGTGCTGCGCCCCACCGAGGGCGAACTGGAGATGCTCGGCACCTGCGTGGGCGCGATGGTCGACCACCGGGCCCTGCGCCGCAAAATCGGCTACCTGCCGCAGGAGTTCGGCTACTACAAGCGATTCACGGTGCGTGAGTTCGTCGAGTACATGGCCTGGCTGAAGGAGGTTCCCAAGGCGGACGTCCCCGCGGCCGTCCAGCGGGCCGTGGAACGGGTGGGCCTGGCGGACCGCGCCGACCACCGGATGAAGACCCTGTCCGGGGGCATGGTGCGGCGGGCCGGCATCGCCCAGGCCATCGTCAACGATCCCGCGGTGCTGCTGCTGGACGAGCCGACAGTCGGCCTGGACCCGGCGCAGCGGCTGCGCTTTCGCGAGCTGTTGCAGGAGTTGGGCCGCGACACCTGTGTGGTCGTCTCCACCCATCTGGTCGAGGACGTCGCGGCCGCCTGTTCCGACGTGGTGCTCTTCGCCGCGGGCCGCCTCGTCTTCCAGGGCACGCCGGACGACCTGGCGGCGGCGGGCGGCCCCGAGTATCCGGGCGACAGCCCCCTGGAGCGCGGCTACTCGGCCCTGCTCCAGGGCTCCGAGCAGCCGGGAGGCACCTGGTGA
- a CDS encoding zf-HC2 domain-containing protein: MSGEHASMRLLDDYARGDAAMAADTVWALEAHLETCAPCRSHLAACVATEAPGIAALLDTVRAALEPQLDAAVPAPSRRHRPKWAAAWLTPAMAPWLAMTVVVTLMALLLDAVAPPTFSGDTSPVLAIAPVLPLCGVAASWSRGLDPAHELTASTARAGLPLLLRRTTAVLVVVLPGLLVGGWLTGTMTAAQWLLPSLAFTSTALALGSVVGVTRAAVGLAVAWGVVVVAPAWATGRVPLALRLVLQPDQLPVWGLLLALGTGAVIARRNAYSTL, from the coding sequence ATGAGCGGGGAACACGCGTCGATGCGGTTGCTCGACGACTACGCGCGTGGTGACGCGGCGATGGCCGCGGACACGGTATGGGCGTTGGAGGCCCATCTGGAGACGTGCGCGCCGTGCCGGAGTCACCTGGCGGCCTGTGTGGCCACCGAGGCGCCCGGCATCGCCGCGCTCCTGGACACCGTCCGGGCCGCTCTGGAACCGCAGCTGGACGCGGCCGTCCCGGCGCCCTCGCGGCGACACCGCCCGAAGTGGGCGGCGGCCTGGCTGACTCCGGCCATGGCCCCGTGGTTGGCCATGACCGTCGTCGTCACCCTGATGGCGCTGCTGCTGGACGCGGTCGCGCCGCCGACGTTCTCCGGCGACACCTCTCCCGTGTTGGCGATCGCGCCCGTGCTGCCGCTGTGCGGCGTCGCCGCATCGTGGTCGCGCGGCCTGGACCCGGCGCACGAACTGACGGCCTCGACCGCCCGGGCCGGCTTGCCCCTGCTCCTCAGGCGCACCACGGCGGTTCTCGTGGTGGTCCTGCCCGGGCTCCTGGTGGGGGGATGGCTGACCGGAACCATGACGGCCGCGCAGTGGCTGCTGCCCTCGCTGGCCTTCACCTCCACCGCACTGGCGCTGGGCAGCGTGGTCGGCGTGACCCGCGCCGCCGTCGGGCTGGCGGTCGCGTGGGGCGTCGTCGTCGTGGCACCCGCGTGGGCCACCGGCCGCGTCCCCCTTGCCCTGCGGCTGGTCCTCCAGCCCGACCAACTGCCCGTGTGGGGGCTGCTCCTCGCGCTCGGCACCGGCGCCGTGATCGCCCGCAGAAACGCGTACTCAACGCTGTGA
- a CDS encoding RNA polymerase sigma factor encodes MARGDRGAFDELYRRTSPWLAVRLRRRCADEQIVAEVMQETYLAVWRAAGAFAGSAVGGTAVGWLWTIAARRLVDAFRRRAHHAEPPVAAAERAVVPAAEEEALAGTVGGEVGDALRQLAPELRQVLQAMVLDGLSVRETAVLLRLPEGTVKTRARRARIAMREALT; translated from the coding sequence GTGGCCAGAGGTGACCGCGGGGCGTTCGACGAGTTGTACCGGCGCACGTCGCCGTGGCTGGCGGTGCGGTTGCGCCGTCGCTGCGCGGACGAGCAGATCGTCGCCGAGGTCATGCAGGAGACCTATCTGGCGGTGTGGCGCGCGGCGGGCGCGTTCGCCGGGAGCGCGGTCGGTGGGACGGCCGTCGGATGGCTGTGGACGATCGCGGCGCGCCGCCTGGTCGACGCGTTCCGGCGCCGTGCCCACCACGCCGAACCGCCGGTCGCCGCTGCCGAACGGGCGGTGGTGCCCGCGGCGGAGGAGGAGGCACTGGCCGGGACCGTCGGCGGCGAGGTCGGCGACGCCCTGCGGCAACTGGCACCGGAACTGCGGCAGGTGTTGCAGGCCATGGTGCTCGACGGGCTTTCGGTCCGGGAGACCGCCGTGCTGCTCAGACTGCCCGAAGGCACGGTCAAGACCCGCGCCCGACGGGCCCGAATCGCGATGCGGGAGGCACTGACATGA
- a CDS encoding nucleoside hydrolase translates to MAERACFADIALVTLRLVGTVAGMAIPIVFDMETGDPDDVFTLCALATHPWAHLVAVTVMPGSYEQVGIVKHLLGRLGVSVPVGAYRPGADVKPVSGFHRRWLGKVPAHEPDAEAWQLLRDDFASADATLLTGAPLKNPGTLLEREPNVRIARWVAQGGFAGDCVVAPEHRLPKFEGRETCGTYNFNGAPDAALKLLESPHVGERVLVSKNVCHGVVYDGAMHAALSARRLTPGMALVRAGMEVYLAKRRAGKAFHDPLAAAVALDESVCMFREVEVYRERGAWGARPAAGTRTRISVSVDQTRFLDVLTATG, encoded by the coding sequence GTGGCCGAGCGCGCCTGTTTCGCCGATATTGCCTTGGTGACGCTCCGTCTGGTCGGTACGGTCGCGGGCATGGCGATCCCGATCGTGTTCGACATGGAGACCGGCGACCCCGACGACGTCTTCACCTTGTGTGCCCTCGCGACCCATCCTTGGGCGCACCTGGTGGCGGTGACGGTCATGCCCGGATCGTATGAGCAGGTCGGCATCGTCAAGCACCTCCTGGGGCGCCTCGGGGTGAGCGTGCCGGTCGGCGCGTACCGGCCCGGCGCCGACGTGAAGCCGGTGTCGGGCTTCCACCGCCGATGGCTTGGGAAGGTTCCGGCTCACGAACCCGACGCCGAGGCCTGGCAGCTGCTGCGGGACGACTTCGCCAGCGCGGACGCGACGCTGCTCACGGGGGCGCCGCTGAAGAATCCCGGCACGCTCCTGGAGCGGGAACCGAACGTGCGCATCGCCCGCTGGGTCGCGCAGGGCGGCTTCGCCGGCGACTGCGTCGTCGCGCCCGAACACCGTCTCCCCAAGTTCGAGGGACGCGAGACCTGCGGGACGTACAACTTTAACGGCGCTCCGGACGCCGCGTTGAAGCTGCTGGAGTCGCCCCACGTTGGTGAGCGGGTGCTGGTCTCGAAGAACGTCTGCCACGGCGTCGTCTACGACGGTGCCATGCACGCCGCCCTGTCGGCGCGGCGGCTCACACCCGGGATGGCGCTCGTGCGGGCAGGCATGGAGGTCTACCTGGCCAAGCGCCGCGCCGGCAAGGCCTTCCACGACCCGCTCGCGGCCGCCGTGGCGCTCGACGAATCCGTCTGCATGTTCCGCGAGGTCGAGGTGTACCGCGAGCGCGGCGCCTGGGGTGCGCGGCCGGCGGCCGGCACCCGGACGCGGATCTCGGTCTCGGTCGACCAGACGCGATTCCTGGACGTCCTCACGGCTACTGGGTGA
- a CDS encoding DUF7691 family protein, which produces MSGHEFLPAPVPDRPRGEAPARRRRRRVPARRAQPEFGTSLAAADREFASEIADGAPPAHEALRALVQGGPSTPIGSTQHAPARRFMLRGGRVIDGTLSGRRAPRPSVSAQRSGVVLAPATRAVAICRGCGP; this is translated from the coding sequence GTGTCAGGACATGAGTTCCTTCCTGCACCTGTACCTGATCGACCCCGAGGAGAAGCGCCGGCGCGTCGGAGGCGGCGACGGGTCCCTGCTCGACGAGCTCAGCCGGAATTTGGTACGTCCTTGGCAGCCGCCGACCGTGAGTTCGCCTCCGAGATCGCCGACGGGGCGCCGCCCGCACACGAGGCGTTGCGTGCGCTCGTACAGGGCGGCCCTTCCACTCCTATCGGCAGTACGCAGCACGCCCCAGCACGCCGCTTCATGTTACGGGGCGGCCGCGTGATCGATGGGACGTTGTCAGGACGGCGGGCCCCGCGCCCGTCTGTCTCCGCACAACGCTCTGGTGTTGTCCTTGCGCCGGCCACCCGCGCCGTGGCGATTTGTCGTGGCTGTGGCCCTTAA
- a CDS encoding IS1380 family transposase, which produces MSKRIGSYPRVRVSGGGGGIVSQAGGVLLVETTRRTGLADALSAALAPWRKPRAVHDPGKILLDLALTVALGGDCLADVAMLRAEPAVFGPVASDPTVSRLVDTLAAAGPKALTAIRRARAEVRERVWRLAREAAPDAGGEVIVDIDGVLVMAHSEKEHAAKTWKKTFGHHPLFAFVDHGRDGSGEPVAGLLRRGNAGSNTAADHIEAARMALGQLPKKYRRGRHTLIRADSGGGTHKFLNWITARGRWLSYSVGMTITDAIHQTVLLVPASAWTPAIGPDGEIRDGAWVAELAGDVLTGWPKGMRLIVRKERPHPGAQLRFTDADGMRLTCFATNTAHVPIAHLELRHRQRARAEDRIRAARDTGLRNLPLQAAAQNQVWLEIIQLALDLLAWMPMLALTGPARRWEPKRLRLRLFSAAAQLVTTSRRRVLRLARHWPWTDVITSAFERLQALPNPG; this is translated from the coding sequence GTGAGTAAGCGTATCGGGTCGTATCCGCGTGTGCGGGTGTCGGGTGGCGGTGGCGGGATTGTCTCGCAGGCCGGCGGGGTGCTGCTGGTGGAAACGACCCGAAGAACAGGGCTGGCTGATGCGCTGTCTGCGGCGCTCGCGCCGTGGCGCAAGCCCAGGGCGGTTCATGACCCCGGCAAGATCCTGTTGGATCTCGCGCTGACAGTGGCATTGGGCGGGGACTGCCTGGCGGACGTCGCGATGCTGCGGGCCGAGCCCGCCGTGTTCGGGCCGGTGGCATCGGATCCGACTGTTTCCCGCCTGGTCGACACCCTGGCGGCGGCTGGACCCAAGGCACTGACGGCAATCCGCCGTGCTCGGGCCGAAGTCCGCGAGCGGGTCTGGCGGTTGGCCCGCGAGGCGGCCCCGGACGCGGGCGGCGAGGTGATCGTGGACATCGACGGCGTGCTGGTCATGGCGCATTCCGAGAAGGAGCACGCCGCCAAGACCTGGAAGAAGACGTTCGGCCATCACCCGCTGTTCGCGTTCGTCGACCACGGCCGAGACGGGTCCGGGGAACCTGTCGCCGGCCTGCTCAGGCGCGGGAACGCGGGCAGCAACACCGCCGCCGACCACATCGAGGCCGCCCGAATGGCCCTGGGCCAGCTGCCGAAGAAGTACCGGCGTGGACGCCACACCCTGATCCGCGCCGACTCCGGCGGCGGCACCCACAAGTTCCTCAACTGGATCACTGCACGCGGAAGGTGGCTTTCCTACTCGGTGGGGATGACCATCACCGACGCCATCCACCAGACCGTCCTGCTCGTGCCGGCCTCGGCCTGGACGCCCGCGATCGGGCCGGACGGCGAGATCCGGGACGGCGCCTGGGTGGCCGAACTCGCCGGGGACGTCCTCACTGGCTGGCCGAAGGGCATGCGGCTGATCGTCCGCAAGGAACGGCCGCACCCCGGAGCCCAGTTGCGCTTCACCGACGCCGACGGAATGCGGCTGACCTGCTTCGCCACCAACACCGCCCACGTCCCGATCGCCCACCTGGAGCTGCGGCACCGCCAGCGCGCCCGCGCCGAGGACCGCATCCGCGCCGCCCGCGACACCGGCCTGCGCAACCTCCCCCTCCAAGCGGCCGCGCAGAACCAGGTCTGGCTCGAGATCATCCAGCTCGCGCTCGACCTGCTCGCCTGGATGCCCATGCTCGCCCTCACTGGGCCCGCCCGCCGGTGGGAACCCAAACGCCTGCGGCTACGGCTGTTCTCCGCCGCCGCCCAACTCGTCACCACCAGCCGCCGCCGCGTGCTCCGCCTCGCTCGACACTGGCCCTGGACCGATGTGATCACCAGCGCCTTCGAACGGCTACAAGCCCTGCCGAACCCGGGCTGA